From Oncorhynchus masou masou isolate Uvic2021 chromosome 7, UVic_Omas_1.1, whole genome shotgun sequence, one genomic window encodes:
- the LOC135543569 gene encoding glutaminase kidney isoform, mitochondrial-like isoform X2 encodes MILGIFASHLECDKPHNPMVNAGAIVCTSLLKQGASNAEKFDYVMNFMNKLAGNEYVGFSNATFQSERESGDRNFAIGYYLKEKKCFPEGTDMTSILDLYFQLCSIEVTCESASVMAATLANGGFCPITGERVLGPEAVRNTLSLMHSCGMYDFSGQFAFHVGLPAKSGVAGGILLVVPNVMGIMCWSPPLDKLGNSVRGIQFCTDLVSLCNFHNYDNLKHFVKKLDPRREGGDQRVKSVINLLFAAYTGDVSALRRFALSSMDMEQRDYDSRTALHVAAAEGHVEVVKFLLEACRVNPVPKDRWGNTPMEEAVHFGHHDVVTMLQDYNNKYSPPGGATEDKEKEIAEKNIDGLL; translated from the exons ATGATCTTGGGCATATTTGCCTCTCACCTTGAATGTG ATAAACCACATAACCCTATGGTTAACGCCGGCGCTATCGTGTGCACGTCCCTCCTAAAG CAAGGGGCAAGCAATGCTGAGAAATTTGATTAT GTCATGAACTTCATGAACAAGCTAGCAGGAAACGAGTATGTGGGTTTCAGCAATGCCAC ATtccagtcagagagggagtctgGAGATCGGAACTTTGCTATTGGCTACTACCTGAAGGAGAAGAAG TGCTTTCCAGAGGGGACAGACATGACCTCCATTTTAGACCTCTACTTCCAG ctgtgctccatcgaGGTGACCTGTGAAAGCGCTAGCGTCATGGCAGCCACCCTGGCCAACGGCGGCTTCTGTCCAATCACAGGCGAGCGCGTCCTGGGCCCGGAGGCGGTTCGGAACACCCTGAGCCTCATGCACTCATGTGGCATGTACGACTTCTCGGGACAGTTCGCTTTCCAC GTTGGACTTCCAGCGAAGTCGGGCGTGGCAGGGGGCATCCTGCTGGTGGTGCCCAACGTCATGGGTATCATGTGTTGGTCCCCGCCACTGGACAAGCTGGGTAACAGTGTACGAGGAATCCAGTTCTGCACG GATCTGGTGTCCCTTTGCAACTTCCACAACTACGACAACCTGAAGCACTTTGTCAAGAAGCTGGATCCTCGCAGGGAGGGCGGAGACCAAAGG GTGAAGTCGGTCATCAATCTTCTCTTTGCTGCGTACACTGGCGATGTGTCTGCACTGAGGAG GTTTGCTCTGTCTTCCATGGACATGGAGCAGAGGGACTATGACTCCAGGACAGCCCTCCATGTGGCTGCAGCAGAAGGACATGTGGAGGTGGTCAAGTTCCTGTTGGAGGCATGCAGGGTCAACCCTGTTCCCAAAGACAG GTGGGGTAACACACCGATGGAAGAGGCAGTGCACTTTGGACACCACGACGTTGTGACCATGCTCCAGGACTACAACAACAAGTACAGTCCACCGGGGGGCGCCACTGAGGACAAAGAGAAGGAGATAGCGGAGAAGAACATTGACGGCCTACTATGA